The Halopelagius inordinatus genomic interval GGCCCGTCGGGTCACCGCCCGCGCGTGGTGGAGTTTCGACCCGGCATCGCTCCCACTCGGCAGGATGAAAGAGGTCAGTTGGTCCAGTTCCTCGTCGGCCTCGTCGATGAACGCCTCCAGTTCGTCGACGTGGTCCGCCGAGACGACCGGGTCGTCCTCGTCGGGGTCCGGGTTCGCGAGGTCCGCCTGCACGACGTGGAGGTGGTTTTGGACGCGTTCGAGCGTCTCGTCCACGTCGTCGTATCCGGTCGGTCGGACGGTTCCGACGAGGGCGTTCGCCTCGTCCACCGTGCCGTAGGCTTCGATGCGCGCGTTCGTCTTCGACACGCGGGACATGTCCCGGAGGTCGGTCATCCCCTCGTCGCCGCGGCCGGTGTATATCTTCATGCGGCGGTCAACGTCCCTTCGACGTACCGGAGGATGTTGTCGCTCTCGTTCATCGTCACGCCGCGGTCCTCGTCTATGAGGACCGGAACCGAGCGCTGACCGCTCACGCGCTTTACCTCGTTCCGTTCGGAGTGGAGCGCTTCGACCCACTCCGTCTCGTACTCGACGCCTGCCTCCTCTAAGGCGTCGTGGACCTTCTCGCAGTACGGACAGCCGTCGAGTGCATACAGCGTGATACCCATACCCGGTCTTCGAGTCGCGGAGGCAAAGAGATTTGGCCGGCGGCGACTCGGACCGCAGAACGTCACGAACGACCGACCGCGATACGTCGGCGTGACAGAAGCGTTATTCGGGGCGTCTCGGTACCGGGAGTATGGTCGATTTAGAAGAGACGTACATCGAGAATCGGGTCCTCGTCCAACCGGACGACACGAACAACTACGACATGGCCCACGGCGGCAACGTGATGAAGTGGATGGACGAGGTGGGAGCGATGTCGGCGATGCGCTTTGCCGGCGAGACGTGCGTCACCGCCCGGATGGAGAGCGTCAACTTCCACCAGCCTATCCCCCGCGGGGACGCCGCACTCATCGAGGCGTACGTCTACGACGCCGGACGGACGAGCGTCGAAGTCAGACTCCGCGTCTTCCGCGAGAACCCCCTCACCGGCGAGACGGAACTGACGACGGAGTCGTACTTCGTCTACGTCGCCGTCGACGAGGACGGCGACCCGACTGAGGTGCCGGAACTGAACGTCTCTACGGACCGGTCCCGAGCACTCCTCGACGAGGCGCGCTCGGACGAGAAGACGGACGCAAAGACGGCGTAGGGAGGCCCTGTTCTCGGCCGCGTCGCGAATCGTTTTTGTCCGCTCGGTGGGACCGTCGCCCATGCCCACGCGAGTCGCCATCCACTCGTCGGTCGGTCGCATCTTCCCCCCGGAGAGACTGCAGTCGCTCCTCTCCGCGTTCGACGTCGACGTGACCGACGACGTCGACGGCTACGACGGCGTCGTCTCGTTCGGTCACGAACCCGAATTTCTGGAGGCCGGAGTCGAGTGGATACACGTCGTCCGCGCCGGGTACGACGAGTTCCCCCTCGACGCCCTGCGCGAACGCGGGATACGCCTGACGAACAGCAACGGCATCCACGGCGACTCGGTCGGTGAGACGGCACTCGGCTTCATGCTCCAGTTCGCGCGCCGCCTCCACCGCTATCGGAGCAATCAAACCGAGGGTATCTGGGACCCCCCGGCGTGGGACGAGACGTTCACCCTCGACGGCGAGTCCGTCTGCGTCGTCGGACTCGGAACGCTCGGACTCGGCATCGCCCGCCGCGCGGACGCTCTCGGGATGGACGTCACCGGCGTCCGCCGAACCCCGACGCCCGTCGAACACGTCGCGGAGGTGTACACCTCCGACAGACTCCGCGCGGCCATCTCCGACGCTCGGTTCGTCGCCCTCACCGTCCCGTTGACCGACGCGACGGCGGGGTTGGTCGGCGCGGAGGAACTCGACGCGATGCGCGAGGACGCCTACCTCGTCAACGTCGCCCGCGGCGGCGTCGTGGACCAGTCGGCCCTCGTGGACGCACTCGACTCTGGGTCTATCGCCGGTGCGGGCCTCGACGTGTTCGAGGAGGAACCCCTGCCTTCGGACTCCCCGTTGTGGGAGATGGAGAACGTCGTCGTCACCCCGCACGCCGCCGCCGCCACCGTCGATTACGCCGACCGAATCGCGGCACTCGTCGAAGAGAACATCCGCCGCCGCGA includes:
- a CDS encoding cob(I)yrinic acid a,c-diamide adenosyltransferase, which gives rise to MKIYTGRGDEGMTDLRDMSRVSKTNARIEAYGTVDEANALVGTVRPTGYDDVDETLERVQNHLHVVQADLANPDPDEDDPVVSADHVDELEAFIDEADEELDQLTSFILPSGSDAGSKLHHARAVTRRAERRTVELASEERVNEQVVAYLNRLSDALFTLARLVNKRDGVREDAPTY
- a CDS encoding glutaredoxin family protein; protein product: MGITLYALDGCPYCEKVHDALEEAGVEYETEWVEALHSERNEVKRVSGQRSVPVLIDEDRGVTMNESDNILRYVEGTLTAA
- the ddh gene encoding D-2-hydroxyacid dehydrogenase, producing MPTRVAIHSSVGRIFPPERLQSLLSAFDVDVTDDVDGYDGVVSFGHEPEFLEAGVEWIHVVRAGYDEFPLDALRERGIRLTNSNGIHGDSVGETALGFMLQFARRLHRYRSNQTEGIWDPPAWDETFTLDGESVCVVGLGTLGLGIARRADALGMDVTGVRRTPTPVEHVAEVYTSDRLRAAISDARFVALTVPLTDATAGLVGAEELDAMREDAYLVNVARGGVVDQSALVDALDSGSIAGAGLDVFEEEPLPSDSPLWEMENVVVTPHAAAATVDYADRIAALVEENIRRREAGESLTNLVV
- a CDS encoding acyl-CoA thioesterase — protein: MVDLEETYIENRVLVQPDDTNNYDMAHGGNVMKWMDEVGAMSAMRFAGETCVTARMESVNFHQPIPRGDAALIEAYVYDAGRTSVEVRLRVFRENPLTGETELTTESYFVYVAVDEDGDPTEVPELNVSTDRSRALLDEARSDEKTDAKTA